One Dioscorea cayenensis subsp. rotundata cultivar TDr96_F1 chromosome 19, TDr96_F1_v2_PseudoChromosome.rev07_lg8_w22 25.fasta, whole genome shotgun sequence genomic window, AAAGTCAGTGTGATTACAGGTTAATTCAAATTATCAAGACATTACATAAAATGCGGTAATCTAAAGTTTCCATTTTCTCATGCAAATATTTGGGCTTCCATCATTTTACATTTTGCGAGTAGCTTGCATAAAAGCAAGATcaaattgtttcttttgattgccATGTACAGATTCAAGAAAGGCAAGTAGATATCAAGACCTATGTGTACACTTACATGTATTTCAGCGTCTACAACAGGCTCGATCATGGAGTCAGGTACCCGGGAATACCAAGAAGGATCTTCCTCCTATTTTAAATTCTATAGAAAATCAGTCATTGACATTGAATTATTACATGACCagaataataatgatgatgatgatgatgatgatgatgatgatgatgatgatgatgatgatgatgatgataatgatgatgaataCTATCACCtccaaaattttcacaaaaagacGCATTGCTTCTGTTGAAGCCATGTTTCCGAGTTCATTCCAACTGCAAGTGAAACAATTAaattccaagtttcaaataaggTCTTCATGCCCAAATTCATTTACGGTTTGATCAATATCACTTTGAAAAAACATCAAGTCTTAGTCTTGATTAAACCAACAGCTAAAATATTTCTACATGTATCTTGATTCAAAGACACTCATTTTACTAGTTTTCACAAATCTGAATAAAACATGAGAACTATATTTGACTATTCCAAGTATGGATAAGAGTCTTAAGGCATATACATGCCATACATTTGTACAAGCagaacattttttttgtttttattaccaTCAATATATTACACTCATCTATGGACGgctataacaaaagaaaacgaCAATTATAGCTCAATCAATTCAAAACTAAGATATAGTAATCATCATTTTGTTAGTAATCAGTCATGGACAAGACTAAAACCAACCTGGTCCATTTGCTGTGCTCCACGGGATTCCACACTCTCGGCTTCGGAACATTACAAGGCCCTACCATCGCCTGcgtcccaaaagaaaaacaattacaACCTAAACCTAAAGCAACAAATCCCTTCTCGCCATTTCACCAAATCCATCAATTCTAATGTTCCAATCAAAATCCTCTCGCGATCTCTCAAACCCTAGCACAGCATCCGCTCTAAAACAAAGTTCAAAAAACAAGAATCCAACTCGCGCGAACCAAAGAAACACCTCAACTTCAACAAAGCGGATCAAAAGGCAAACCATTAGAGATTGAGATCTGAATACCTGCTGATAAAGCCCATAGAGGAGAAGTGCAACATCGTCCTGAAACCGGGAGACTAGAGCTacggaggaagaggaggaagagctCAGCAAGCCACCGAAACCAGCGTAAGCCGCAGCAGCGTAGAACCTCTCAGGGCGTGCGAGGCCGGAGCTCGGCCTCGCCATTGCCGGCGATCAAGAGCTCCAATCGAGATCGTTGGCGACGAGATCCCGAGCAAGGCCCGAGTCTGGTTAATGTTACCAAACTCTAGTGAACCGAAGCGTGAACAATACAATACACTGATACACTGCACACGTGTGTTTGGTTGGTGATAGTACACCCACCGCCTCcaatgaattaattatattaatattaaatagtaatttatatttttaatttttttaattaattaaaattttattaaatagcatgtaaaattttattaaatagcaATGCCATCTTTTACTTCAATTACAGTGCTTCTAACTTATATTTAGTTATAGGTTGTTTtatattctaatttattatttaaatttcaacacagtaaaaaaaattagagaatgCCTGATTATGTAGACTGCATCGTTTAAGAGTTGCTCGAGTTGTGcaaaaatccaaaaagaaaacatgtaaaTAGTTTTAATTATGATCAGAATAAGATGAAGCACACTttgctgaaatttttttttgttttcttcaagctaaatgttttaaaaaatggtTTTCAAAAGGATATTCCACAACGTTAGCTGCGGAGCTTTATTTTCATCATGTGTTAATACAGCAGATGCTACATGGTGTATATTAAGCtcttgattatattatttttatatttttcacctCTCATTAACTCTTTCACATGggcttatttttcaatgaataagcttgtttggattagctttgaAAAACTcagaattgttttttttataagttaagcacttctgggttaaaaaaaaaaaattatttgtatagGTTTTTCTGCAAAAGAAAAAACTGtgaaaaaaagctgaaaaacagtttttttttcagaagctagtCATAACCAGCTTATGTCATGGAAACACAGCATACAAGCACAGTATAAGTAGATTAGAAACAACATAAACTCTCACCAGACTTGTTTTCCAAACTTGATTTATAATGCCTGTagttctaattttgtttaattattctattttcttctaTTGATTTTTGGAATTAATTGTCCAAGTTTTGTTAATCTTTCCATCTGGTAACACCCATCTCCTCAACCACAAATACTCAACTGTTTTTCACTGCTTTTAATACATTCTAAAACCCAAAGTCTTCAATCCTTATAATTGGCTTGAACTTGATCACTAATTAATTCAACATATAGAGAGAAAACCTCCTCTGATGAAGTGAAAAACACTTCATTAATGTTCTTAATTATACTCACAAACTCAAACATCCCACATTGGTTTCCCAATTGCAGCATGTCCATGTGCCATTGGCTGATGAAAAGCATGCAAGCTTTGCAGCATCTGTTGGCTAATTGTCTCAAACTCCTTTTCATGGAGACCTACCAAAGCCCTCTGCCCATCAATACCCAAGAAATCTACAGCAGTTGTATTACCATCACCATTAATATTCTTCAACGTTGCATGGCCTCCTTCATCAATGCCCACCATTTGAGTCTGTTGCAATTGCCCAAATGATCTCATGTTGGGGATAAAACTTTGCTGCATCATGGTAGAGTTTATACTACAACTGGAAGTGACTCCCATTTGGGTTGCCTTCTGGAGGAGCACAGTTGCTGACATGTGCGCTGATGAGCCTCCAGGACTATCATGAGAGAGTTGGAGGGAAGCCGGCGACGATGGGATGCTACGAATTAGGCCGAAGACAGGGCCGGAGTTGCTTGAGAACATGCCAACATCAGCCATTCTCATTGACTTGATAGGCATTGGGATGAAGTCTTGAGCAAAAGAAGACTTGATCATGCTAGTGTTGTTACCAGAGACTGGCATGATTAACTGGGGGTTTTCGCCTTTAAAGTTTCTTGTTTTTGAGTCCCTTAAGCCTTCGTCGACTCTGATATTGTCCTCTTCAAGTGCATCACAGAAGGCTCTATGCGAGACGAAGCTGTCCCTCCTGTAAAAGATTATCAGAAACATATATCACACTCCAATTAAGGTATTGCTTGTTcgatattataaattttagtttttgaattcTAAAACTATGTATTTTTGTTCACCTAGAGAAGATGGTGCCACAATCACATTTGTACTCCCTAGTGCCGCAAGTCTTGGAGTGAGCCTTCAAATCAGATTGCACTGCATACTTTTTCGAGCATTTCTCACATTCCCATTTCTTTTCGCCGTGTTTTCTGAAGAAGTGCTTCTTGATGCCAGTGAGATCTCCCAGTGCTCTGCTTGGATCATGGTGAACACATGTGACTTCTGGGCATATGTATACTCTTTTCCGTGTCTCAATGTTTGTTCTCTGCTTGAGCTTCCATGGCAGGTTATGACCTCGGCGATGGAGCTGGAGGTTCTGGTCCCTTTGAAAGCCTTTGTTACATATCTCGCAAATGAAGCGGTTCCTCGTCATTAAGGTTTTTGGAGATAAAGCGATTACCTCTGCTGTTGGGTCTGCATGCACTTTGCTTTTAGGAATCATTTTATTTATGCTtttgatcaataaataaaatctagTCAAGTACACAAAATATCTGCAAGAGAACTGAGTTCTTGAGTACTCAAGATTGAGgagtaataattttaattaattataaacatgCTTGTCTTGTCCTTAATCTTCTTCAACCTCTTTGATTATTGTCTAATTAACCAATCATTCAACTTTCAAGTACTCCAATGTTTTCCATCATTGTTTTTCATCTAAGATGATAAGATAGATTGCAAACTCTTACCTGGAGTGCCAGGGTGATTTCTTCTCTTCTTGACAGGAAGAGTTGAGGCCTGTTGCTTACTGTTCTTGACCTCTGTGGGAACTGAGGGTTCATATGATTGATTTTGTGGCTGTCTTTGGCCTTGCTGCTTTACTCCATCCTCTCTTGTACTCCCTGAAGAGAAGCTCTCTCCACCTGTAGATAGGCTTGACATAGTTTTTGCAGCTAATTATTAACCTCTTTGAAGCTATATATGTTCAGAAAAATGGGAGGAGTATGGTGATGCTAGCTGCAGATAAAGTTTTAAGAGAGATAAGAGGAGAGGTttgattcattttttcattataaattacttttgttctttgtttttattgattgatgttttataattgtattttattaatctttgatttgagttttgggATGAGCTTGACTGAATACGTTGCTTGTTTTATTGATTCCTAGTGTTACCTGCAGTGTCTCCGATGCAGTGCAATTACCATAAATAAGATTCTATTGCAtgattattaacttaattaccTTCTGATATTCTTAGTTTTTTATGCTGATTAATCTTCTTAGCTTCTTTTGATTCAAGTGCACtgttaaaataaaactatgcATGGATTTTGCTTTCCGATTTCTTTCATTCAATCCCTTTTAAGGATATCTGCCATGAAAACGCcaatgaattcatatttatgtaCATGATTTTGATGTAGTTTATCGGTAACTCGGcctttaattattgtttaatttggtACCGGCATCTgtcatttgattttaaaatgtaGCATATGTGATAAATTAATGGAACATATGATAagaattaaacattaaaaaaaaaatccttgattGATACTTGAtagtgtttttttctcttttgaaaggacaaatttataattaattaaaagatatataaaaagttaatgTTTCTCGCACTCTGACTTAGTTATTTATTGAGGTTCGCACAGAAATACCATACTCTCacagaattaatatatatttttacatggGTTTTGAACTCATGttacgttttttttttctctttaaaattgGGTTATTATCGGTTGTTAACCATGCAAATTGGGTGGCTTCAGGTTGCTTAATTGATGGTGAAAATAAGTTGTCGCTcagtattattttaaaaagaatcaaatcaagGCTGCTTGTTGTTGGCAATCATTTATGTACTTCTTTAAAAAAACCTCCAATCCAATCATTGTTATAGAGTAGTTTcacttatttaatttgataatatcCTTACCTTGTTACCTAATGAACAAGATGAAATGTCAAAAATGCCACTGATCTACCAACCACCAGCCTATGATAGCCGGCAAGTTGTTCTTTCTCCATTTGTGCTGCCTTTGGCCGTAAGTGAAAAAATATcccttttgatatatatatatatagatattaatatatatcacTGAATGAGCAAACTAATCTTTTTGTTCAGAAATgtagataaagaaataaagttttatatatGAGGTAAAGCACAATAATCTCTTCctccaatgtttttttattaaaataaatatataaagacaGTACATATTTAGCGATATGTATTTGATGCCTAACTTAATTGGACAGTTTTTGAGAAAGGAGCAATGGGAGCCCATGGATAAACACGTGAGGGAGCGTAGCTGCCACTGAGCAAGTGATGcccacgctcgacactcgagatgaacaccctacgcaagggacccgatatcaatagaccaaatggtcgttgGCTTAACTAGACAGTTTTAGTTTGAGTTATACCCTTTGGCATCTAgataattaaaatgttttttctaatattttttatattctttatttataatCCAATATCTTAATCATTATTAGTAGGTAAAATTAGATTATAATATATAGTTAtggtttattctttttttaaaaaaaaataatgaacttGTTATTGTGTACAAAcccatgtttattttttttttctaattaaataaaaatttgaaaaacattattttttttttgataaaaatggataaatcacaaatttattgaaaataaaacattgcgAAAAAGTACAATAGAAGTACAAAAActctcaccagagatgaggcATAAGTactacaaaattttgaaaaacattatGAATATCATAATTCAAATCCGATATAACACATATTATTAGTCAGAAGTACTGCATAGTATGTCCTAACTCAATCTTTATCTAGTCGATTAATTTGAGTTAGTGTTATGTTTAGAAAAAGGATTGACGTGGAAGGCTTGGTGAGCTCATTACATCATAAAGatattgatttattatataatttaaact contains:
- the LOC120250328 gene encoding zinc finger protein GAI-ASSOCIATED FACTOR 1-like → MSSLSTGGESFSSGSTREDGVKQQGQRQPQNQSYEPSVPTEVKNSKQQASTLPVKKRRNHPGTPDPTAEVIALSPKTLMTRNRFICEICNKGFQRDQNLQLHRRGHNLPWKLKQRTNIETRKRVYICPEVTCVHHDPSRALGDLTGIKKHFFRKHGEKKWECEKCSKKYAVQSDLKAHSKTCGTREYKCDCGTIFSRRDSFVSHRAFCDALEEDNIRVDEGLRDSKTRNFKGENPQLIMPVSGNNTSMIKSSFAQDFIPMPIKSMRMADVGMFSSNSGPVFGLIRSIPSSPASLQLSHDSPGGSSAHMSATVLLQKATQMGVTSSCSINSTMMQQSFIPNMRSFGQLQQTQMVGIDEGGHATLKNINGDGNTTAVDFLGIDGQRALVGLHEKEFETISQQMLQSLHAFHQPMAHGHAAIGKPMWDV